The Edaphobacter flagellatus sequence GGCGGGGGGGTGCTGCTGCTTACGACAAATGCAGGAACCTCGCAGATGCATGGTTCCATCTTCAATTTCAACCGTAACCGCGTGTTGAATGGGCGTAACTACTTTGTTCCGACACAGAGCACGGTGAAATATATTCTCAATGATCCGGGCGGCACGTTTGGTGCACCGATTTCATTACCGTGGGAGCGGAACAATCCAAGGACATTCTTCTTTGGCGCTTACAATATTACGTTGCTCTCGCAGGGCAATACATATAGCACTCTGGTTCCTACCGACGCGCAGAAGACTGGAAACTTCTCTTCGTCACTGAACACGGCGGTGAGCTATGGAACGAATCCTTGCGACGGCAGCCAAATCTACCAGGGGCAAATCTTCGATCCCTCTACGGCAACGACGATCGGCAAAGTAACCTGCCGCAAGGCGTTTCCCGGAAACATCATTCCCGCCAGCAGTATTGACAAAGTGGGAACGAAGATGATGGGCTACTTTCCCTCGCCGAATGGATCGTTCGCGAGCGGCAATAACTACCAGGTGTATCCCAGCAAGTTTCACTCAACCGGACAGTGGATTGCGCGTATCGATCACAACTTCAGTGATCGCGATAAAGGATTCTTTCGCGTGGGAGGCTTTCACCCTGCGGGAAACGCGCCACAGAATATTCCAAATGCAGCGAACAATACGACTGCCGGTGGATGGGTGGATACGCAGGCGGTCGTAACCGAGACGCATGTGTTCGCTTCAAATCTTTTCAATGACTTCCGGGTGGGCTTCGTGCAGGAACATAACTTCAGCAATGAAGGAGACGGATCGGGCACGGAGCTGGGATTGCAGGGCGTTCCGCTTACATATTTTCCGGTGATTACAACAACGAACTACGCGAACCTTGGATCATCCGCTCTCTCCCGTGATCGTGACCGGAGCTGGATCTTCTCGGATGCATTGAATTGGCAGCTCGGCAAGCATGCGCTGACGATCGGTGGCGAGTATCGCAGACAGATGTACAACACCTATAGCCCGGGAAAGACGGCTGGTAACTATGCTTTCAGCCCGACGTTCTCTGGCTATCCGGGGAACGCAAACACAGGTACTGCACTGGCCGATATGCTTCTTGGTTTTCCTGCAACGACACAGATCAACGTTGCTGACTATACCTATCATCTGAATATCAATAGTGCGTCGCTCTACTACCAGGACGACTGGAAGCTGCGTTCCAATCTGACGGTGAATCTTGGGTTGCGCTGGGAGTATGACGGCCCCTACTCCGAGGCAAACAACCAGTTTTACAGCTTCAGCCCTAACTTGATCGATCCGACGACGGCGGTTCGGGGAGCTACGCAGTTTGCCGGTTACAACGGAGCTCCAAAGCACTTTACACCAAATATCTACTACAACTTTCTTCCCCGAATTGGCTTTTCGTGGAAGGCGTTGCCCAAGACGGTTGTCCGTGGTGGATATGGGATCTATCGGCTTCCGAGTATTGGTTTTTCCGGTAGCGGTTTGATTACGAAGTATGGGATCAGTACGACCTTCTCCAGCAACAACAGCGGTATTACGCCGTTCTATCAGCTACAGAACGGAGTGCCGGCTTACTATTACAACGTTGATGCGCAGGGGAACCCAAGTATTCCTACGAGTCTTACGAACCCGACGCAAACCGTGACTCAGCTCGAGCTCAGGAGCCGTACGCCGTATGACCAGAACTTTCAGATCGGAATTCAGCAGGAGTTCGGGCATGGATGGTTCACTGAAATAAATTATCAATCAGCACTGGGGCGGAAGCTTCCAGCGAACTTCAATCTGAATCAGTTATTGCCGAGCCAGTTTTCTACGTCGGCGCTCCAGTCGAGCCGCCCTTATCCTCAGTACAAGGGAGTAAGCGGTTTGCTGAACGGGGCGGGATCAAACTATCAGGCATTACAGACCAAGCTGGTGCATCGGTATAACAATGGCCTGGTTGTAGAGGTTGCATATACCTTCAGCAAGACAATGGATGATGTCGATGCGCCTTCACGGTCCAATGGCGCCAGTACGCAGAATGTCTATAACCTCCGTGGAGAATATGGAATCGCCGGCTCTGATGTTCCGCAGCGAGCCGTGGGCAGCTACTACTGGATTCTTCCTGTTGGGCGAGGAGGAAGATTTCTCAACAATGTCCCGATTCTTAAGGATGTAATTGGAGGATGGTCTACTTCAGGGATCGTGGAGTTTCAAGTCGGGTTGCCAGTGACGGTGACGCAGTCTGCGAATGCCCTGGGCGGCTTCACAGATGTTCAGCGCCCCACCATGAGGGGTAATCCGACGCTGGATCGGGGGCAGAGAACGATCGCGAAGTGGTTCAATACAGCGGCGTTCGTCAACTCCGGCGCTCTGCAGTTGGGTAATGCTCCACGGTTTCCGTTCCATGGACCCGGACTCGAAAATTGGGACCAGGCTGTGATGCGAACCTTTCCGGTGTATGAACGCGTGAGTCTCCAATTTCGCGCGGAGTTCTTCAATTCGCTGAATCATACGAACCTCAGCGCTCCGAATAGTCAGCTTGGAAATAAGAATTTCGGCGTGGTTACTGGTGCACTGGATCCACGCATCACAGAGTTCGCCGCCAAGCTGCAGTTCTAGCAAACAAGATAAGGAATGGAAGAGTATGAATAAGCTGATCGTTTTAGGCTGCCTTCTAAGTGCGGCAATCGAGGTTCAGGCGCAAAATCGTCCTGTCCAGGCTGGTATTGCTATTCCAGGTAAGATCATGGCGATCTCCCACCGAGGCGAGCACCTTCATCATCCGGAGAACACGCTTCTCGCGTTCCAGGCGGCGATTGATGCCGGAGCAGATTTCTTTGAGGGAGACATTCGCACCACGTCGGATGGCAAGCTTGTCCTGATGCATGACAGCACGGTGAACCGCACGACCAACGGTACCGGGACTGTCCAGGATATGACCTTCGGCCAGATCCGCTCTCTCGATGCTGGAGCGAGGTTTCCGGAGTTCAAAGGGACCAAGGTTCCAACGTTTGATGAAGTGCTCGATCTGGCGCATGGCAAAATCAACATGTACGTCGACACGAAGAATGCAGATGCAAAGCAGCTGATCGATACGATCGTCCGCCATGATATGCAGGATCATGTCGTGATCTATGGCAATCCGTTTTTTCTCTACGAAGTGCACAAGATTCGACCAGATCTGAAGATTATGCCGGAGGCCGGTTCTGCCGACGTCTGCAAGCTGCTTATTCGGGCCTTGCAGTTACAGGTCATCGCCTTCAGTGAGGACGATTTTAAAGAGGATGTGATTCAGTTGGCGAAGCAGGCAAACGCTCAGATTTATGTGGACCGACTGGGACGCCAGGACAATGTGGAGGCTTGGCAGAAAGCAATCGACATGGGTGCGACCGGAATTCAAACCGATCATCCGGCCGAACTTGTGAACTATCTGAAGGAGCATCAGATGTCGTCACGGTAAGGCTTCGTCCGTGATGCCGGTCGATGGTCTGCCTGCAATTCCAGCATTTGACCAAGACAATGTTGGGCTTGCCGAAATCTTGGTAGTGTCTCAGTTTGGATTCAAACAATCCCTAATGGTTGGCATATGGCATCGGTCATAACTCTCAAGTATGCGTATGTGACCGTGAATTAGTGGGGTGTTGACTTCGATCCCCATAATGCGCGGCGAAAGGGTAAGCCAACGGAAAACTGCAGATTCGGTGTGTCTGGGGTTAGACCAACTCCGAAACTGAGATCGATGGTGCGGCCCGGTGCATACATATAGGAGGCCCCCAATCTCAGAGACCCCTCAACAAGATATGAGGCGGGGATGACCTGTCCGTTCAGTGTGGTCGAACGCGTAAACCTCTGATCCCACCCAATCGTCATAGAAGTTTCCGGATTAAGCGCAAGAATCGATCCGAGCTGAAAGCCGATGGCATCCCCTGGCTCAAAGTGGCCTGGGATCATTTGCCCTACATTCTGCGGATCGGGAATCTGATGTGTGCCGTTCAGATTGGCTGTGTAGGAAAGATTACCGAAAAAGACAACCGGGTCATTGGATTTTGCGGCTGTCAGATTGCCCTGGACGGCATAGAACCCTGTACCGAGAGCTGTCTGACTACTGTTGAGGTTGAAGCTGTCGATTCCAGTTGTAGTTTTGAACCGAACATTGGCGAGCAGGTCCGGTACGCGGCCGTGTTCGAAGGTCAGTTGACGAGAGAGGCCGAAGGTGATGTCCCCCATACCGAATGTGCCTTGTGATGTCTGTACATTATTCGTGTCGACTGTGCGGTTGAGTTCGTATCCATATGGGATGTAGGCTTCAAACTGAAGCTTGTGAGGCAAGCCAAGGCGAGCGGTGAAGGTGGGGAGCAGGAGATCTTTGCGCGTTCGCTGCGAAGTGATATCGCCAACTACCAGTACAGGCAAAAGCGCGAATCCGTTGATGCTGAGGTGGTCTGCGGAAGAGCTGAAGTAAGAGGTCGAGTGATCGATCTCGATCGTTCCTGGCGGCAACAGCAGGCCGCCGCGAACAATAAGTGCCTGGTCGAGCGCCTGACTCGCCTGACGTTCTTCAGCATCGTAACCTGCATTCGTAACGACAGCATTGATGGAGGAGGCAGTGCCTGAGTGTGCTGCGGTGGGCTTTAATGCAACATCCTTTGGAGCGGTCGTGAAGCCTCCATTGACTCTCCATTCAAGCTCCTGCACGCGTTCCAACAGATTGCGAATGATCGCATCTCTTTCGCGCAAGGCATCCTGCAATCGTTGATTGATGGCAGCATTCATGGGATCCTGCAGCAGTGCCGGTACCTGCTGTGGGGAAGCTGTCTGTGCCGCATCGCGTGATTGTAGCTGCGTTTGTTGAGGAGCTCCTTCCTCCCCGAAGGCCCCGGCTGTCATCTGGAAAGCCGTAGCGAGCAGGGCCATGCGAAGTAAATAGATCGTCAAGTTTTTTGTCTGTCGTAAAGCTGTCGGTTCAAATCGCACATATCTCATGGCGACACCCAAGGCTTGCGTCAATAAAGAGGATTGGACGGAGCGGTAATATCGATTCTCCGTTGAATGATGGTTTCGTCCGGAACAAGACGGGAGGCCATTACAGACCGTTTCTCAGTGAGCATCAGCTCCGTGGGCGGATGCACAATAAAGACGATGCCTTCTTTCCAAAGAGTCTGAAAGCGGTCGACCTTCATGGTGAGATTGCCGAATCCAGGGTCCGCAACGATGACGCGACCACCGGTAATCTGGCGGACCACGATGAAGTGGTCGAATCCTTTCAAGCGAATGGGCACGATGACGGATGTCTTTTCGAGAGCCAGTTCCTCAATGGACATTCCTGTAAACCCCTCTGCGCTGTATCCGCGCGCCTGCGCGAATCGTTTAAGATCAAGCAATGAAAACCCCCCACGGGCGCGGACGCGCACCGGATCGACGCGGTGCAGTATCCATACCACGATGGCGCTTTCGGGGGTGTTGTCCTTAAAGTCGTAAGTAAGAAGCGTGCTCAGTGCGGCTGCTCCACAACTCATATCCCACTTCTGCCGCACCACGCCTTCACCGCGAATTTCCTTCAAGCTCCGGATGCTCTTGCTTGCTCCCTGAACGCCTTCGTTCTCCCATGTCTGGCAAAAAGATGTTTCTGAAATAAGAGAGACGCTCGCCATCGCTAGCGCGAGCGTCCAAGGCCGTATCCAGAACCATTGAGAAGAGCAGTACATCATCCACTCATTTCAGGTTTGTCTGCGTCAGCGTCCCCACAGACGAGTTGATGTTGACGTTCAGGTTCAACAGAACATTGATCTTCGAGTTCACGGCATTGATATTTACCAGAGAACTCAGATTCTGCTGCGCATTGCCATTGATGCTGAGAGTTCCCGTTGTGCTTGACAGCGGAGAACTATCCAAGGCAAGCGATCCTGAACTCGATACCAAGCCATTGGGTGTCGGCGTCTGCCCCTGAAATTTGATGACGCCATCGGAGACGCTGGCCGTAACCGTACCGGCCGTCACGCGATCGAGTGCCGCATCGTTGAGGGGCTTGGCGTGTCTCTGAACCCTGGCTTGGCAAAGGCCGGCAGAAGTCCATAGCATCATGGTCGCTATTACAAGAATTCGTCGCATAGACCACTCCTTGTGGAGAAGTATGCGCAACGCCGCAATTACTATTCATTGCAGCGCTGCGCAACTCTGTTTAGCGGGCCTGGCTGATGCTGTTGGACTGCGTCAGGCTTGGTGTCGAGTTCATGTTCGACGTCCGCGCCACGTTGACTCCGTTTGCAACCATGCCGCCGGCTGCGTTGACGATGTTCATCGCCGTCGCGTTCTGCATTGCCGATCCAGCCAGGGTTACGGAGTAGTTGTTGGTTGCTGTTACGTGCGATCCATCGACTGCGACATTCTGCGCGCTCGCTGAATCGAGACTAACCGCTCCTTGCACGTCATACGTTTTGTGGTAGGCCTTGACGGAGTGCGAGGCATCCGCCTTAGCGTTCTTCGTCGACAGGCTGGAGGAATCGCTCTTCGCGGTCGTCTCCGTTTCGCTTGTCGCATGGGTAGAAGAATCGCTCTTTGCTGACATTGTTGCATTTGTGCTCGCGCTGCTATTCGACGACGCGCTCTGCGAAGCATCCTTCGTGCTCTTCGACGAGGCATCCTGCGCGGCATTGTTCGAGGCGGAAGCATCTGCATCGGTACTGGAATGACCGCTGGTGGAGTTGCTTGCCGATCCAATGCCGGAGGTGGTTAGAGCATTGGTCTGGTTGCCCGCTGTCGACGATGTCGCTCCGCCGCCAGCACCACTATTGGTGTGGGTTGAGCTGCCGCCGGATGAGGAACTGCCGCCGCTTCCACTGGAAGCGGTAGCACTCGTTGCGTTGGAAGAAGAAGTATCGTTCGAGGAAGACGTCTTGCTTGCACTATTTGAGGCCGACGCTGTTGTGTCGGTCGAAGAGGACTTGCTGGCACTTTCCATTGAGCTGGCATTCTTCGTGGAGCTTGCGCTATTTGAAGAAGTGCTGTTGCTCGTTCTATTGTCAGTCTCGGTCTCTGTATGGTTCCACGATTTGGTCGAGGATGAGTCGAGACTTGAGGAACTGCTGCTGCTCGTGGTGACATCCGATGAACTCGTTACATCCAGTTGTGAGTTCGTGCCACGTTTATAGCCAGTAAGTGTGGCCTGACGCGCGCTTGACTGGTCGATATCGTTGCTCTGATCGACATCGGCGCTGCCTGAGTTGGCAACTGTCGTTAGACTGCCGTTGTAGACGTTGACTCCGTTAGCTACCAGGGCATCTGTTGAGTTCACAATATTGATGCCTTTGGCTCCATTAAGTACGCTGCCGGAGATATTGACTGCTCCAGTGTTAGATTCTGTGACCGTGGAGTTATTCGCAGCAAGTGCTGAGCTTTCCTCGCCTGCCGCAGTAACACGATCCATTTGGTTGTCACGCAATTCCCGCGTCTTGGTTTGCTTCTTGTCGTGGGAAGCGTTCGATGCGCTCTGACCATATGCTGAGCCAGAGACGACTAAGGCTGCAACTAGAGTAATAACAAGTTTCTTCATATTCGCCTCCAAGGCGTTTGTTGATAAAACTCCGCCGCTTACGCAGCTGTCGCTGCATATTGGGCAATTCGATGACAGTCCGTGCCCACAGGCGCGGGAAACAGACTGCATCAACCTGTTCGGGTAGGCTTCAGAGCGAAAGAAGAGAGAGAAAAACGCAAAATGAGTGCGAGGCAAAAAGAATTGTGTTCACTCGCCGCAGGGAATCAAGGTCGTATTCGGAGCCCATCCGAAGATTTCGCTGATGTCATTTCCACATCGCATTCAGCCCAATGCCTAAGTGGATAAGGCCCGTACAACACGCGTAGCTAAGAGCAACTGGGGTGCCAAACTCTGTCTCTTTCGAATCTGTTACATCCACGTGCTTGGATTTTTCCATTGCAGTATTTTGCAGAAATAATGGAAATCTTAGGGCAAACGATGTCAATTTGAAGGCCTGCCAATCACACAACTGAAGTGATTGCTAGCTGAACAGGAACTCCTTGGTGCGTAGCTCTTTGACTGTATCGCGCAGCCTGGCAGCCTTTTCGAACTCAAATTTCTTGGCGGCTTCGCGCATCTCGATTTCAAGTTTGGCGATGTATGTGTCGAGCTCCTGTTGTGTGGTGAAGTCCGGCATGTCGCTGGTTTCTTCAGTAAGATCGGCATAGTCGGCTTTGAGAATACCTGCCAATGCCATCTCGGTGGGACGGCTGATCGATTGTGGCGTAATGCCGTTCTCCTCGTTATATGCCTGTTGAATCTCGCGACGACGATTCGTCTCGTCGATAGCGCGTTGCATCGATTCGGTCATTGTGTCGGCATAGAGAATCGCTCGGCCTTCAAGATGTCGTGCCGCTCGACCGATTGTCTGGATGAGCGATCCCTGGGAACGCAGGAAACCCTCTTTATCAGCATCGAGGATAGCGACGAGTGAGACCTCAGGCAGATCGAGCCCTTCACGAAGCAGGTTGATGCCGATAAGTACATCGTACTCACCTTTACGTAGATCGCGGAGAAGCTTGATTCGTTCGAGGGTTTCGATTTCAGAGTGCATGTAACGGCAGCGAACGCCAACCTCGGTGTAATAGCCTGCGAGATCTTCTGCCATGCGCTTTGTCAGTGTTGTGACCAGCACGCGCTGATTTTTCGCAGATCGTTCACGGATTTCAGCGAGCAGATCGTCGATCTGACCTTTAACAGGGCGGATCTCCACTTCGGGGTCGGTCAGGCCAGTCGGGCGGATGATCTGTTCGACAACCACTCCTGCCGACTTAGTCAATTCGTAAGGTCCTGGCGTTGCAGAAACGTACACGATCTGTCCGGTGCGCGACTCGAACTCCTCGAAGCGCAATGGCCGGTTGTCGAGTGCTGAGGGCAGACGGAATCCGTAGTCAATAAGATTCTGCTTGCGCGAACGGTCGCCGTGCCACATGCCATGCAGCTGTGGAACGGTAACATGCGACTCATCAATAAATATGAGGAAGTCACGAGGGAAGTAATCGAGCAATGTCGGCGGGGGCTCGCCCGGCAGTCGGCCAGAAAAGTGCCGGGAGTAGTTTTCGATGCCGTGGCAGTAGCCCACCGATTTGATCATCTCCAGATCAAATCGTGTGCGTTGATGGATACGCTGCGACTCGACGAGTCTGCCTTCTTTTTCTAGCTGAGCCTCCCAGTCGAAGAGTTCCGCCAGGATGGAATCCATGGCCGAAGTCTTACGCTCCGGCTGCACGACATAGTGTGACTTTGGATAGATGGGCAGACGCGAGTAGCGCTGTTTGACAGTGCCGAAGAGCGGGTCGATCTGTGAAAGCGAGTCTATTTCATCGCCAAAGAGTTCGATGCGATAAGCTGATTCGTCGTAGGTTGGATAAACCTCAATGATGTCTCCACGAACGCGGAAGGTTCCGCGACGGAAGTCGACATCGTTGCGATCGTACAGAATTTCAACCAGCCGGCGTGTGATGTCTTCGCGCTTGATGCGCTGGCCTTTTTCCAGCAGAAGCAGCATGCCGTAGTAGGCTTCCGGCGACCCGAGGCCGTAGATGCAAGAGACCGAGGAGACAATGATGCAGTCCCGCCGCTCAAAGAGCGAGCGTGTTGCCGAAAGCCGCAGCTTGTCGAGCTCTTCATTGATGGTGGCTTCCTTCTCAATGTAGAGATCTCCGGAGGGTATATAGGCCTCGGGCTGGTAGTAGTCGTAGTACGAGACGAAGTATTCGACTGCGTTATTCGGGAAGAACTGCTTGAACTCATGGTAAAGCTGCGCGGCCAGCGTTTTGTTGTGTGCGAGCACCAACGCCGGGCGGTTGACCTCGGAGATGATCTTCGCCATGGTGAAGGTCTTGCCTGATCCGGTTACGCCGAGCAGAACCTGGTCTTTTTCGCCGGCGTTAAGTCCGGCGACGAGTTCGGTAATGGCGCGCGGTTGATCGCCCTGTGGCTTGTAGGCTGTTGTTAATTGAAAGTCCATCACCACATAAGATATTAGAAGTGAGGCGGAGGATGCTGAATGAGTGAAGGAACCCAATTGTGGCTGGTGCGGCACGGCGAGACGGAGTGGAGCAAGAGCGGGCAGCACACCAGCCGGACGGATATCCCCTTGACAGAACAGGGGCGCAAGCGAGCAGAGGCTTTGCGGGAGTACTTGAAGGGAACGAAGTTCGATGCGGTCTTCGTCAGCCCGATGCAGCGCGCCCGCGAGACGTGCGCCATCGCAGGTTTTGCTGGCCAGGCGCAGGTTGACGACAACCTGAAGGAATGGGATTACGGCATCTATGAGGGTAAGACGACGGCGCAGATTCGGGCTGAGGTATCGGGATGGAGTGTATGGAAGGACCCAATTATTGGCGGTGAGACGGCTGAGCACGTAGGCGAGCGCGCGGACGCCGTGATTACCAGAGCGCTTGCCTCGGCGCCTGCCGGCGGCAATATCGCTTTGTTTGCCCATGCGCACATTCTTCGCATTTTGGCTGCACGTTGGCTGCTGTTAGCCGCGACAGGAGGCAGTCTGTTTGCGTTGGGCACGGGAAGCGTCAGCGTGTTGGGTTGGGAGCGCGAGACCCGTGTGATTCAGAGCTGGAATCGTGTGTTCGATGAGTAACATGTTTACGCGCTCCTAGTTTCTGGGAGCGATAGATGCCATTGTGTCCGCTGAACAGGTAGCTGACCACACAGGCGATGGCGGCAAAGGCTCCGGCCTCGGGTCCAAACAGCTCGAGGGCCATGAGGCCGCCTGCGATGGGTGTGTTGGCTGCCCCGGCAAAGACGGCGACGAAACCCATCGCGGCCAGGAGGGAAGCCGGCAGCGGAAAGATTCCTGAGAGGGAGTTACCTAGAGTGGCGCCGATAAAGAAGAGCGGCGTGACTTCGCCTCCTTTGAAGCCGGAGCCGAGAGTAAGGGCGGTGAAGGCAAACTTGGCGGCGAAATCATAGCGCGGCAGATGTTCAGAAAATGCGGCGACAATGGTTGGTATGCCGAGGCCGATGTATTTCGTTGTGTGTATAGCGAAAACGGCGAATACAACGACAATGCCTCCAAGGAATGGCCGCAGTGGGGCATAGCGGATGTTCTTCTTGAAGAAGGCGGTAATGGCATGTGTCGTTCTGGCAAAGAGCAGTGCGGTAAGGCCGAAAATAATTCCAGCTGCGATGGCTGAAAGGATCGACTTCAGATTGATTGGCGCAGTCTGGGTGACGGTGTAGACCGTGTGGTGAATACGCCAGAGGCGTGTGGTGTAGTCTCCGATGAATGCGGCGACGAAGCAGGGGAAGATGGCGTCGTAGCCAACATTTCCAATAGTGAGGACTTCGAGGCCGAAGACTGCACCTGCGAGAGGTGTTCCGAAGACGGACCCAAAGCCGGCGCTGATTCCGGCCATCAATAGGGTCCGCCGATCATGATCGGGGAAGTGGATGCCAAGGCGGCGAAGGATGCGTGTGACCTGGTCGGCGAGTGAAGCGCCGGTTTGGATGGCTGTGCCTTCTCGGCCGGCGGACCCTCCGAAGAGATGCGTGACGATGGTACCCACCAGAATAAGCGGAGTCATGCGCGCCGGTATGGTGCGTGGGGCATCGGGCGTGTTTGGAATCTCGGTATGAATCTCGTCGAGGATGAGGTTGTTTCCACCCTCGACGGATTTGCCGAAATAGTAGTAAAGCGCGCCAATGGCGAGCCCAGCGAATGGAAGGAAGACTATGAGCCATCGATGCGACTCTCGCGTATCAGTCGCCCAGTTCAAGCTAGCAAGAAGAAGTGCAGAAGCCGATCCAGCAAGGATGCCTGCAAGTGTTGCGAGTACAAACCAGCGCAGAGTGTGGCGGAGCAGGCGATATTGGCGATGAAACGCGGCAAGAATAAAGGACATGGGCCTCCTACAGAGATCGTAGGAGTCATCAGCAGCTCAAAATGCCTGCGGTTAGAGGCGGTACCCCATCGCCTTTGGAATGTGATTTTAAGTTAACAATCCTATGGGTTAAGGTCAAAGAGTTTCTGCATGTTGTGCGATGTGCTGTGGTTGAAGACCCATTCCGATAAAACGCGCCGTGAGGTATTTGAAGCCCGGAATATTCACGACGAAGCGAAAGATGAGCGGTGCGTGAAACGGCTCTGGGTTCTGCAGAATCCGGTTGAGGATGCGATGCGCGAAGATTTGGAATGCCTGCGTCCGTCGAACCGCTTTCTCGCGATAGTGCTGCACCTGTACCAGGTGATGGGGAGTGAGCGAGTTGGAGCGTAGAGCTTCTGACAACATATTTGCGGTGGCGACTGCGTCCTG is a genomic window containing:
- a CDS encoding histidine phosphatase family protein translates to MSEGTQLWLVRHGETEWSKSGQHTSRTDIPLTEQGRKRAEALREYLKGTKFDAVFVSPMQRARETCAIAGFAGQAQVDDNLKEWDYGIYEGKTTAQIRAEVSGWSVWKDPIIGGETAEHVGERADAVITRALASAPAGGNIALFAHAHILRILAARWLLLAATGGSLFALGTGSVSVLGWERETRVIQSWNRVFDE
- a CDS encoding TonB-dependent receptor, with the translated sequence MCKKIYPLFSLILILLLATTTQGFAQTYSGSIRGRVTDTTGGAVVGADVMASSLTTNSVERTKTNQSGDYTLSFLNEGRYRIEVSFAGFKSHMEDNIKLDLNQHATIDIVLQTGAISELISVNSESSQLNEVSSEIGDVIDKERLSELPVQTGSNGRSPLLLAKLSPGVSSTSSNNSNINAFSLGGGRAVTNEILVDGLPTTNPSDETYTLTPAPEALSEMKVITTPFSAQYGHTGGGVLLLTTNAGTSQMHGSIFNFNRNRVLNGRNYFVPTQSTVKYILNDPGGTFGAPISLPWERNNPRTFFFGAYNITLLSQGNTYSTLVPTDAQKTGNFSSSLNTAVSYGTNPCDGSQIYQGQIFDPSTATTIGKVTCRKAFPGNIIPASSIDKVGTKMMGYFPSPNGSFASGNNYQVYPSKFHSTGQWIARIDHNFSDRDKGFFRVGGFHPAGNAPQNIPNAANNTTAGGWVDTQAVVTETHVFASNLFNDFRVGFVQEHNFSNEGDGSGTELGLQGVPLTYFPVITTTNYANLGSSALSRDRDRSWIFSDALNWQLGKHALTIGGEYRRQMYNTYSPGKTAGNYAFSPTFSGYPGNANTGTALADMLLGFPATTQINVADYTYHLNINSASLYYQDDWKLRSNLTVNLGLRWEYDGPYSEANNQFYSFSPNLIDPTTAVRGATQFAGYNGAPKHFTPNIYYNFLPRIGFSWKALPKTVVRGGYGIYRLPSIGFSGSGLITKYGISTTFSSNNSGITPFYQLQNGVPAYYYNVDAQGNPSIPTSLTNPTQTVTQLELRSRTPYDQNFQIGIQQEFGHGWFTEINYQSALGRKLPANFNLNQLLPSQFSTSALQSSRPYPQYKGVSGLLNGAGSNYQALQTKLVHRYNNGLVVEVAYTFSKTMDDVDAPSRSNGASTQNVYNLRGEYGIAGSDVPQRAVGSYYWILPVGRGGRFLNNVPILKDVIGGWSTSGIVEFQVGLPVTVTQSANALGGFTDVQRPTMRGNPTLDRGQRTIAKWFNTAAFVNSGALQLGNAPRFPFHGPGLENWDQAVMRTFPVYERVSLQFRAEFFNSLNHTNLSAPNSQLGNKNFGVVTGALDPRITEFAAKLQF
- a CDS encoding C39 family peptidase, whose protein sequence is MASVSLISETSFCQTWENEGVQGASKSIRSLKEIRGEGVVRQKWDMSCGAAALSTLLTYDFKDNTPESAIVVWILHRVDPVRVRARGGFSLLDLKRFAQARGYSAEGFTGMSIEELALEKTSVIVPIRLKGFDHFIVVRQITGGRVIVADPGFGNLTMKVDRFQTLWKEGIVFIVHPPTELMLTEKRSVMASRLVPDETIIQRRIDITAPSNPLY
- a CDS encoding glycerophosphodiester phosphodiesterase family protein, coding for MNKLIVLGCLLSAAIEVQAQNRPVQAGIAIPGKIMAISHRGEHLHHPENTLLAFQAAIDAGADFFEGDIRTTSDGKLVLMHDSTVNRTTNGTGTVQDMTFGQIRSLDAGARFPEFKGTKVPTFDEVLDLAHGKINMYVDTKNADAKQLIDTIVRHDMQDHVVIYGNPFFLYEVHKIRPDLKIMPEAGSADVCKLLIRALQLQVIAFSEDDFKEDVIQLAKQANAQIYVDRLGRQDNVEAWQKAIDMGATGIQTDHPAELVNYLKEHQMSSR
- a CDS encoding voltage-gated chloride channel family protein produces the protein MSFILAAFHRQYRLLRHTLRWFVLATLAGILAGSASALLLASLNWATDTRESHRWLIVFLPFAGLAIGALYYYFGKSVEGGNNLILDEIHTEIPNTPDAPRTIPARMTPLILVGTIVTHLFGGSAGREGTAIQTGASLADQVTRILRRLGIHFPDHDRRTLLMAGISAGFGSVFGTPLAGAVFGLEVLTIGNVGYDAIFPCFVAAFIGDYTTRLWRIHHTVYTVTQTAPINLKSILSAIAAGIIFGLTALLFARTTHAITAFFKKNIRYAPLRPFLGGIVVVFAVFAIHTTKYIGLGIPTIVAAFSEHLPRYDFAAKFAFTALTLGSGFKGGEVTPLFFIGATLGNSLSGIFPLPASLLAAMGFVAVFAGAANTPIAGGLMALELFGPEAGAFAAIACVVSYLFSGHNGIYRSQKLGARKHVTHRTHDSSSESHGSRAPNPTR
- the uvrB gene encoding excinuclease ABC subunit UvrB, with product MDFQLTTAYKPQGDQPRAITELVAGLNAGEKDQVLLGVTGSGKTFTMAKIISEVNRPALVLAHNKTLAAQLYHEFKQFFPNNAVEYFVSYYDYYQPEAYIPSGDLYIEKEATINEELDKLRLSATRSLFERRDCIIVSSVSCIYGLGSPEAYYGMLLLLEKGQRIKREDITRRLVEILYDRNDVDFRRGTFRVRGDIIEVYPTYDESAYRIELFGDEIDSLSQIDPLFGTVKQRYSRLPIYPKSHYVVQPERKTSAMDSILAELFDWEAQLEKEGRLVESQRIHQRTRFDLEMIKSVGYCHGIENYSRHFSGRLPGEPPPTLLDYFPRDFLIFIDESHVTVPQLHGMWHGDRSRKQNLIDYGFRLPSALDNRPLRFEEFESRTGQIVYVSATPGPYELTKSAGVVVEQIIRPTGLTDPEVEIRPVKGQIDDLLAEIRERSAKNQRVLVTTLTKRMAEDLAGYYTEVGVRCRYMHSEIETLERIKLLRDLRKGEYDVLIGINLLREGLDLPEVSLVAILDADKEGFLRSQGSLIQTIGRAARHLEGRAILYADTMTESMQRAIDETNRRREIQQAYNEENGITPQSISRPTEMALAGILKADYADLTEETSDMPDFTTQQELDTYIAKLEIEMREAAKKFEFEKAARLRDTVKELRTKEFLFS
- a CDS encoding transporter: MTIYLLRMALLATAFQMTAGAFGEEGAPQQTQLQSRDAAQTASPQQVPALLQDPMNAAINQRLQDALRERDAIIRNLLERVQELEWRVNGGFTTAPKDVALKPTAAHSGTASSINAVVTNAGYDAEERQASQALDQALIVRGGLLLPPGTIEIDHSTSYFSSSADHLSINGFALLPVLVVGDITSQRTRKDLLLPTFTARLGLPHKLQFEAYIPYGYELNRTVDTNNVQTSQGTFGMGDITFGLSRQLTFEHGRVPDLLANVRFKTTTGIDSFNLNSSQTALGTGFYAVQGNLTAAKSNDPVVFFGNLSYTANLNGTHQIPDPQNVGQMIPGHFEPGDAIGFQLGSILALNPETSMTIGWDQRFTRSTTLNGQVIPASYLVEGSLRLGASYMYAPGRTIDLSFGVGLTPDTPNLQFSVGLPFRRALWGSKSTPH